Proteins encoded together in one Pantoea sp. CCBC3-3-1 window:
- the gapA gene encoding glyceraldehyde-3-phosphate dehydrogenase, translating to MTIKVGINGFGRIGRIVFRAAQQRSDVEIVGINDLLDAEYMAYMLKYDSTHGRFDGTVEVKDGHLVVNGKTIRVTSERDPANLKWNEIGVDVVAEATGIFLTDETARKHIEAGAKKVVLTGPSKDDTPMFVMGVNHKAYAGQEIVSNASCTTNCLAPLAKVINDKFGIVEALMTTVHATTATQKTVDGPSHKDWRGGRGASQNIIPSSTGAAKAVGKVIPELNGKLTGMAFRVPTPNVSVVDLTARLAKPASYKEICEAIKAAAEGEMKGVLGYTEDEVVSTDFNGETLTSIFDAKAGIALSDTFVKLVSWYDNETGYSNKVLDLISHIAK from the coding sequence ATGACTATCAAAGTAGGTATCAACGGTTTTGGCCGTATCGGTCGCATCGTTTTCCGTGCTGCTCAGCAGCGTTCTGACGTAGAAATCGTTGGTATCAACGATCTGCTGGACGCCGAGTACATGGCTTACATGCTGAAATATGACTCTACTCACGGTCGTTTTGACGGCACCGTGGAAGTCAAAGACGGCCACCTGGTTGTTAATGGCAAAACCATCCGTGTTACCTCTGAGCGCGATCCGGCTAACCTGAAGTGGAACGAAATCGGTGTTGATGTGGTAGCAGAAGCAACCGGTATCTTCCTGACCGACGAAACCGCTCGTAAACACATCGAAGCTGGCGCGAAGAAAGTTGTGCTGACTGGCCCGTCTAAAGATGACACCCCAATGTTCGTCATGGGCGTTAACCACAAAGCTTACGCAGGTCAGGAAATCGTTTCTAACGCTTCCTGTACCACCAACTGCCTGGCACCGCTGGCTAAAGTAATCAACGACAAGTTCGGTATTGTTGAAGCGCTGATGACCACTGTTCACGCCACCACCGCGACGCAGAAAACCGTTGATGGCCCGTCTCACAAAGACTGGCGCGGCGGCCGCGGCGCATCTCAGAACATCATCCCTTCTTCTACCGGCGCAGCTAAAGCCGTAGGTAAAGTGATCCCTGAGCTGAACGGTAAACTGACCGGTATGGCGTTCCGCGTTCCTACCCCTAACGTTTCTGTTGTTGACCTGACTGCACGTCTGGCTAAGCCTGCTTCTTACAAAGAAATTTGTGAAGCAATCAAAGCCGCTGCTGAAGGCGAAATGAAAGGCGTTCTGGGTTATACCGAAGACGAAGTGGTTTCTACCGATTTCAACGGCGAAACGCTGACTTCTATCTTTGATGCGAAAGCAGGTATCGCACTGAGCGACACTTTTGTGAAACTGGTTTCCTGGTACGATAACGAAACCGGCTACTCAAACAAAGTACTGGATCTGATTTCTCACATCGCTAAATAA
- a CDS encoding aldo/keto reductase: protein MSKSVIFSDHKVLPAIGQGTWYMGENAAQRRQEVDALRCGLDSGLTLIDTAEMYADGGAEEVAGEALKGRREQAFLVSKVYPWNAGAVDAVEACERSLRRLQTEYLDLYLLHWRGNVPLQETIVAMETLRRAGKILRWGVSNFDSDDLNELLAEEEGTNCAANQVLYHLASRGIEYDLLPDCQQRNIPLMAYCPLAQAGRLRHDLMSHPLLNQIAQQKGISVAQLLLAWVIRKEGVIAIPKAGSLQHVRENAAALDITLSSDELASINQAFPPPTGKMPLDVV from the coding sequence ATGTCAAAATCCGTGATTTTTTCTGATCATAAAGTACTGCCCGCTATTGGCCAGGGGACCTGGTATATGGGCGAAAACGCCGCTCAGCGCAGGCAGGAAGTCGATGCGCTGCGCTGCGGTCTGGACAGTGGACTGACGCTTATAGACACCGCAGAAATGTATGCCGATGGCGGAGCGGAAGAGGTGGCGGGCGAGGCCTTGAAGGGAAGGCGTGAGCAGGCCTTTCTCGTATCGAAAGTTTACCCGTGGAACGCAGGCGCAGTCGATGCCGTAGAAGCCTGTGAACGCAGCCTGCGTCGGCTGCAAACAGAGTATCTCGATCTCTATCTTCTGCACTGGCGGGGGAATGTTCCGCTACAGGAAACCATTGTCGCCATGGAAACGTTGCGCCGTGCCGGTAAGATCCTGCGCTGGGGCGTCTCTAACTTTGACAGTGATGACCTGAACGAATTACTGGCAGAAGAGGAGGGCACAAACTGTGCGGCTAATCAGGTGCTTTATCACCTTGCCTCACGCGGCATTGAATATGATTTACTCCCCGACTGTCAGCAGAGAAACATTCCGCTAATGGCCTACTGCCCCCTGGCGCAGGCCGGGAGGTTGCGGCACGACCTGATGTCTCATCCGTTACTTAATCAGATTGCACAGCAAAAGGGCATTAGTGTTGCTCAGCTGCTGCTGGCGTGGGTTATCCGTAAGGAAGGGGTGATTGCCATTCCCAAGGCGGGGTCACTGCAACACGTCCGGGAAAATGCGGCAGCGCTGGACATAACGCTCAGTAGCGATGAGCTGGCGTCCATCAATCAGGCTTTTCCTCCTCCGACGGGTAAAATGCCTCTGGATGTGGTGTAG
- a CDS encoding YeaC family protein translates to MELDEMIAAMTPEVYQRLATAVETGKWADGVALTPEQKENSLQLVMLWQARHNDEPQHMSVGKGGEMVMKSKKQLKEEFGIGDDDVTQITLQ, encoded by the coding sequence ATGGAGCTGGATGAGATGATTGCAGCGATGACGCCTGAGGTCTATCAGCGTCTGGCCACCGCGGTTGAAACGGGAAAATGGGCGGACGGCGTCGCGCTGACGCCCGAGCAGAAAGAGAACAGCCTGCAACTTGTCATGCTTTGGCAGGCGCGCCATAACGACGAACCCCAACATATGAGCGTGGGCAAGGGCGGCGAGATGGTGATGAAAAGCAAAAAGCAGCTGAAGGAAGAGTTTGGTATCGGCGACGACGATGTCACCCAAATCACGCTGCAATAA
- the msrB gene encoding peptide-methionine (R)-S-oxide reductase MsrB, with translation MANHPTPLNPETDLNEMQRYVTQQRGTEPPYTGKLLHNKDEGIYHCLVCNSPLFLSETKYDSGCGWPSFYQPYHDDSIRYIEDDSHGMQRIEIRCGKCDAHLGHVFPDGPQPSGERYCVNSASLSFTDDDGNNIKG, from the coding sequence ATGGCTAATCACCCGACGCCCCTGAATCCAGAAACGGATTTAAACGAGATGCAGCGCTACGTGACCCAGCAGCGTGGCACAGAACCGCCTTACACGGGCAAGCTGCTGCACAACAAAGACGAAGGCATTTATCATTGCCTGGTCTGCAACTCTCCGCTGTTTCTTTCCGAAACAAAGTATGACTCCGGCTGCGGCTGGCCGAGCTTTTATCAGCCTTATCACGATGATTCTATTCGCTATATTGAAGATGATTCGCACGGTATGCAGCGGATTGAAATTCGCTGCGGCAAATGCGATGCGCATCTTGGCCATGTGTTTCCCGATGGTCCTCAGCCGTCCGGTGAACGCTACTGCGTTAACTCTGCCTCGTTAAGCTTCACCGATGATGATGGCAACAATATTAAAGGATAG
- the pncA gene encoding bifunctional nicotinamidase/pyrazinamidase, with the protein MTTQQALILIDLQNDFCPGGALAVNEGDDVIAVANQYAAAFHQRGQPVVATLDWHPASHGSFASNAGEAPWSLGELDGLPQVWWPDHCIQHSAGAALHPALEQRYLSAQICKGQQPQIDSYSAFYDNGHRYQTALDSWLKARGVTALTIMGLATDYCVKYSVLDALELGYSVTVITAGCRGVELSPGDAQQALNDMAAKGAVIL; encoded by the coding sequence ATGACCACACAGCAGGCCCTGATCCTGATCGATTTGCAGAATGATTTCTGCCCCGGCGGCGCGCTGGCGGTTAACGAAGGCGATGACGTTATCGCAGTGGCTAACCAGTACGCCGCAGCGTTTCATCAACGGGGCCAGCCGGTGGTCGCTACGCTGGACTGGCATCCGGCCAGCCATGGTAGCTTTGCCTCAAATGCAGGCGAGGCGCCGTGGAGTCTGGGTGAGCTGGACGGGCTGCCGCAGGTGTGGTGGCCGGATCACTGTATCCAGCACAGTGCTGGCGCGGCACTGCATCCTGCGCTTGAACAGCGCTATCTGAGTGCTCAGATCTGTAAAGGTCAGCAGCCGCAGATTGACAGCTACAGCGCCTTTTACGATAACGGTCATCGGTATCAGACCGCGCTGGACAGCTGGCTGAAAGCGCGCGGCGTCACGGCGCTGACCATAATGGGTCTGGCGACGGATTATTGCGTGAAGTACAGCGTGCTCGACGCGCTTGAACTGGGCTATAGCGTGACGGTGATTACGGCAGGCTGTCGCGGCGTGGAACTGTCACCGGGCGACGCTCAGCAAGCGCTGAATGACATGGCCGCTAAAGGCGCGGTAATTTTATAA
- a CDS encoding D-hexose-6-phosphate mutarotase has translation MNEKLFSLPVIEQITPYISQRKMGELPVVTIVHPKVRAAVTLQGAQLVAWQPSGEKPVIWLSEKTAWTPGKAIRGGVPICWPWFGPAGEPAHGFARTLPWTLSAHDENEESVVLTLTLKSNEQTKKLWPHDFTLFARFRFSDRCDIELEAHGDFEATAALHSYFAVEDIAGVEVSGLGSGFIDKVNDGAVNTSATGKQTYPDRIDRIYTQPEDCSVITDTAGKRTIEIYHHYHSDVVTWNPGPELSCSMGDMANEGFKTMVCVETAHVSSPMVSAGESPARLATTFRVRKTA, from the coding sequence ATGAACGAAAAACTCTTTTCGCTTCCCGTAATTGAACAGATTACCCCTTACATTTCGCAACGTAAGATGGGTGAGCTACCCGTAGTGACGATCGTCCATCCAAAAGTACGCGCAGCGGTAACGTTGCAGGGCGCACAGCTGGTGGCATGGCAGCCCAGCGGCGAAAAACCGGTGATCTGGCTCAGTGAAAAAACCGCCTGGACGCCAGGCAAAGCGATTCGTGGCGGCGTACCCATCTGCTGGCCATGGTTTGGTCCGGCAGGCGAACCGGCCCACGGCTTTGCCCGCACTCTTCCCTGGACCTTATCAGCACACGATGAGAACGAAGAGAGCGTAGTACTGACGCTGACGCTGAAAAGTAATGAGCAGACCAAAAAGCTCTGGCCGCATGATTTCACGCTTTTTGCCCGTTTCCGCTTCAGCGACCGCTGCGATATCGAACTGGAAGCGCACGGTGACTTTGAAGCAACGGCCGCGCTACACAGCTATTTTGCGGTAGAAGACATTGCGGGCGTAGAAGTCAGCGGGCTTGGCTCAGGCTTTATTGATAAGGTCAACGACGGGGCGGTAAATACCTCAGCAACCGGCAAGCAAACTTACCCCGATCGCATTGATCGTATTTATACCCAGCCGGAAGATTGCAGCGTGATTACCGACACGGCCGGCAAGCGAACGATTGAAATTTATCATCATTATCACAGTGATGTAGTGACCTGGAATCCAGGGCCGGAACTCTCGTGCAGCATGGGCGATATGGCAAACGAAGGCTTCAAGACGATGGTCTGCGTTGAAACCGCCCACGTTTCATCACCGATGGTCAGTGCAGGCGAATCCCCTGCCCGTCTGGCAACCACCTTCCGGGTGCGTAAAACGGCTTAA